TCTGTGGCATCACTGAGTCGTCGGCAGCTACCACAATGATAACAATGTCCGTCACCTTAGCACCACGTGCACGCATAGCGGTAAACGCTTCGTGACCAGGAGTGTCAAGGAAAGTAACGCGCTTGCCCGAAGCAGTCATCACGTCGTAAGCACCAATGTGCTGCGTGATGCCGCCTGCTTCACCCTTCGCTACAGTCGCATTACGGATATAGTCCAGCAATGACGTCTTACCGTGGTCGACGTGACCCATGATGGTCACGATTGGAGCGCGTGGCTGCAGATCCTCGTCGGCGTCCTCAATACCTAGGTCGGTTTCTTCCTCTTCAGCCGACAAGAACTCTACGTCGTAGCCAAATTCATCCGCGATTACGGTGATGGCTTCTGCGTCGAGGCGTTGGTTGATAGAAACGAACATGCCCATGCCAAGGCAGATTTTAATTACCTCGTTGACCGATACGTCCATCAACGAAGCTAGGTCGTTAGCCGAGATGAATTCCGTAACCTTCAGCGTCTTCGAGGCTAGCTCGTTCTGCTGGCGTTGTAAGTCAGCAGCTTCAGCGGCACCAGCACGCTTATCGCGGCGGTACTTGGCGCGGTTATTTTGTGAGCCACCACGACCCCCACTCAGCTTCGCTAAGGTTGCCTTGATTTGCTCTTGGATCTGCCGTTCGTTCTGTTCAGGAGTAACAGCTGGTGCTGCCGGACGCGGAGCGTTGGAGCCACCCTGATGGCCTTGACCACCCTGGCCTGGGCGTTGGTTTGGCCCGCCTGGGCGTTGCTGCCCTTGGTTGCCGCCTCCTTGCCGTTGCTGGCCAGGAGCGTTGTGCGGACGGTTGCCTTGGGGATGCTGGTTGCCTTGATTGCCACCTTGCCCTTGGTTGTTACCGCCTTGTCCTTGCTGACCACCCGTGTTAGGTGTGCCAGGAGTAGGAAGGCGTTGCCGCTTTTTCTTAGCATCAGCGTTTAAGCCACTCTTCCGGACATCAGAAGAAGCTACTGGGCGACGGTTGTTGTTACCTCCGCCACCACGTCGTGAAGAATCAACAGGCAATTCAATCTTGCCAAGAACCGTCAAGCCTTTCAGCTGGTCAGCTTTTGCTACGATCGTGCTCGTGTCTTCGGGCGTTGCAGGGCTTTCTACAGCAGCAGGTGTAGCCGGAGCAGGTGCTGCAGGTGGAGTGGGAGCAGTAGCTACTGGTGTTGGGGCCGGCTGAGGAGCAGGTGTAGCAGCTACTGGCGTTGGCGCAGGTTGTGCGACAGGAGCAGGTTGCGCAACCTGTGCTGGCCGTGCAACCGGAGCAGGTGCTGGAGTCGCTGTAGGTTGCGCAATCGGAGCTGGCTTCGCTTCTACGCGAGGCTGAGGCGTAACTGCTGCTGGCGCGGGAGCTGGAGCCGGTTTAGGCTCAGCTGGCGTAGCCGCTACGGGCGTAGGCTGGGCAACAGGTGTTGGTGCTGGAGCAGGCGCAGCAGGGCGTGGTGGAATTGGCCGGCCTTTCGCATCAAGCTCAATTTTACCTAGCACCTTCAAGCCAGGTGCCCGCGGACCATCCACAGGGGCTGGTGCAGGCGCAGGGGCCGCAGCAACTGGTGCCGCAGCAGGTGCAGGAGTATAAACAGGCGCAGCCGGCTGCGATGCAGGAGTCGGTGCTGGCCGCGCCGCCGGTGTAGATTCTTCTATGGATTTGGGAGCGGGAGCAGCAGGGGTTACAACAGGCGCAGCTACGCTACCATTGGCCTTAGGAGCCACGGGTTCAGGACGGGGCGGGACCGCCTCTATCTCGCTCTGGCGTTTTGCCTGACTGAGTTTGGAGGCTTCCATCTTATCCTGAGCCGACGACTCGAATGCTTTGTTGAGCAGCGAAACCTGCTCTGACGTTAGCTTCGTCGTTGGCTTGTTTTCGATGTTGTGCCCCTTTCCCGCCAGAAAGTCCACGACTGTGGCCAATCCGATGTTGAGGTCTTTGGCTGCCTGCTGTAGCCGTTTGGGTGTTGCTTCCGCCATTCTATGCTCGCGAACGATACTCGTATTCAGTTGCAAAGGTACTACATTAAATCTTGCCGAACGGCGTTAAATCACGCCACTTGGCTTGATTTAATGCCCTTGCCGGACCGGCCGCCGCGCACTCATTGCGCGTCGCCGGAATTTGCTTCTTCTTCGGAATCCTCAAATTCCTGCTGGATGATGCGGAAGACGTCCTCTACAGTCTCTTCTTCTAGCTCCGTCCGGCGTACTATATCTTCTTTACTTACGGCCAAAACGGCCCGGCCAGTGTCTAAGCCGATTTTCTTGAACTCAGCTAAAACCCAAGGCTCAATCTCGTCCTGGAACTCGTCCAGCGCGATATCCTCGTCGTAATCCTCGGCTTCCCGGAACACGTCGATTTCCATACCTACCAAGCGGCTAGCTAGCTTAATGTTAGCACCGCCCCGACCGATAGCTAGGCTTACCTGGTCTGGCTTTAAGAACACAGAAACCCGACCAGTTTGTTCATTAATCTTCATCGAGCCAATCTTGGCTGGCGACAAAGCCCGCTGAATGTAAAGTTCCAGGTTATCAGTGTAATTGATAACGTCGATGTTCTCATTCTCCAGCTCCCGAACGACAGCATGGATACGTGAGCCTTTCATACCAACGCAAGCCCCTACTGGGTCGATACGGTCGTCGTAGCTTTCTACGGCTACTTTGGCCCGCTCGCCGGGTTCCCGTACGATGTTTTTGATGGTGATGAGACCATCGTAAATCTCGGGTACTTCCTGCTCGAACAAACGCTCCAAGAAGGCTGGTGCAGCACGTGACAGAATAATCTTCGGCGTACCGTTGATGATTTCAACGCGGTGCACGACGGCACGCACTGTATCACCTTTGCGGTAGCGGTCTTTTGGGATCTGCTCTGCTTTAGGCAGTACTAGCTCGTTTTCTTCCTTATCAAGAATAAGTGCTTCGCGGCTCCATACTTGGTACACTTCGCCGGTGATAATCTCGCCCACCTGGTCTTTGTACTGCTGGTAGAGGTTGTCCCGCTCAAGGTCCTTCACGCGCTGAATCAGCGTCTGACGGGCCATGAGCACGGCGCGACGACCGAAGTCCTCGAGCTTTACTTCCTCCGCTACTTGCTCGCCTACTTCGTAATCGGGCTCTATCTTTTTAGCTTCCTCCAGCGGAATCTTATCGAAGTCCCAGATATCTTCTGAGTCATCGTCTACGATTTCGCGGTTGCGATAGATTTCAAGGTCACCTTTGTC
This Hymenobacter sp. GOD-10R DNA region includes the following protein-coding sequences:
- the infB gene encoding translation initiation factor IF-2, with protein sequence MAEATPKRLQQAAKDLNIGLATVVDFLAGKGHNIENKPTTKLTSEQVSLLNKAFESSAQDKMEASKLSQAKRQSEIEAVPPRPEPVAPKANGSVAAPVVTPAAPAPKSIEESTPAARPAPTPASQPAAPVYTPAPAAAPVAAAPAPAPAPVDGPRAPGLKVLGKIELDAKGRPIPPRPAAPAPAPTPVAQPTPVAATPAEPKPAPAPAPAAVTPQPRVEAKPAPIAQPTATPAPAPVARPAQVAQPAPVAQPAPTPVAATPAPQPAPTPVATAPTPPAAPAPATPAAVESPATPEDTSTIVAKADQLKGLTVLGKIELPVDSSRRGGGGNNNRRPVASSDVRKSGLNADAKKKRQRLPTPGTPNTGGQQGQGGNNQGQGGNQGNQHPQGNRPHNAPGQQRQGGGNQGQQRPGGPNQRPGQGGQGHQGGSNAPRPAAPAVTPEQNERQIQEQIKATLAKLSGGRGGSQNNRAKYRRDKRAGAAEAADLQRQQNELASKTLKVTEFISANDLASLMDVSVNEVIKICLGMGMFVSINQRLDAEAITVIADEFGYDVEFLSAEEEETDLGIEDADEDLQPRAPIVTIMGHVDHGKTSLLDYIRNATVAKGEAGGITQHIGAYDVMTASGKRVTFLDTPGHEAFTAMRARGAKVTDIVIIVVAADDSVMPQTKEAINHAQAAGVPIVIALNKVDKPSANPDKIREELSAINILVEEWGGKYQSQEVSAKSGLGIEDLLEKVLLEAELLELKANPDRNAIGTVIEASLDKGRGYVTTVLVQTGTLRVGDIVLAGPHYGRVKAMTDHRGKKMKQAGPATPVQVLGLTGAPQAGDKVQVMDTEREARELATQRQQLTREQSLRTKKHITLDEIGRRLAIGSFKELNVLVKGDVDGSVEALSDSLLKLSTPEVKVNILTKGVGAISESDVLLASASDAIIIGFQVRPSQSARKLAEQEQIDIRLYSIIYNAINEVKDAMEGMLAPTVQEVVVANAEVRQVFNITKIGTIAGCMVTDGTFTRKTKVRVVRNGIVLHTGEIQDLKRFKDDVSEVRQGYECGISVKNFNDLQEGDNIEGFEEKEVKRTL
- the nusA gene encoding transcription termination factor NusA; translated protein: MNSHVLIESFAEFARSKNIDRPTMMSILEDVFRTMIRKKYTTDENFDVILNVDKGDLEIYRNREIVDDDSEDIWDFDKIPLEEAKKIEPDYEVGEQVAEEVKLEDFGRRAVLMARQTLIQRVKDLERDNLYQQYKDQVGEIITGEVYQVWSREALILDKEENELVLPKAEQIPKDRYRKGDTVRAVVHRVEIINGTPKIILSRAAPAFLERLFEQEVPEIYDGLITIKNIVREPGERAKVAVESYDDRIDPVGACVGMKGSRIHAVVRELENENIDVINYTDNLELYIQRALSPAKIGSMKINEQTGRVSVFLKPDQVSLAIGRGGANIKLASRLVGMEIDVFREAEDYDEDIALDEFQDEIEPWVLAEFKKIGLDTGRAVLAVSKEDIVRRTELEEETVEDVFRIIQQEFEDSEEEANSGDAQ